Proteins found in one Brevibacillus brevis genomic segment:
- a CDS encoding HD-GYP domain-containing protein: MRLKSIQKCQPGDKLARSIYTENGTILVGAGVELTQRMIARLKNKNVNSLYIQDKRTDDIIVETVISENTRRQAMSMIHDAFRTVHQVPDKWQQLFSDKGLGRKLRDVMQIVADELNNSDSAMNLLADACAFDNYIFTHSFNVALYSTALAINTGCSEKDVLEISIGGMLHDIGKVHIPDDILKKPGRLTQEEFEIMKRHTEIGFEMLRRQDDIPLLAAHCAFQHHERWDGSGYPRHLKKEEIHPFGRLMAVADVFDALTSHRVYRRGMLPHEAMEVLYSGSGKLFDQAYVEALRNTIALYPVGLTVTLNNGLSGVVVDSNKGMPSRPIVRVLVDEEGRDIEHPYECDLSKMLTLMIIACGDLV, translated from the coding sequence ATGCGACTGAAATCCATTCAAAAATGCCAGCCGGGTGATAAACTGGCTCGTTCCATCTATACAGAGAATGGAACGATTCTCGTTGGAGCTGGAGTAGAACTGACCCAACGAATGATAGCTCGACTCAAAAATAAAAACGTGAACAGTCTCTACATCCAAGACAAGCGCACCGATGATATTATCGTGGAGACAGTCATTTCCGAAAATACTCGCAGACAAGCAATGTCCATGATTCACGATGCATTCCGAACCGTTCATCAAGTCCCGGACAAATGGCAGCAGCTTTTTTCGGACAAGGGTTTGGGACGTAAGCTCCGGGATGTCATGCAAATCGTTGCGGATGAATTGAACAACAGTGATTCAGCCATGAATTTATTGGCAGATGCTTGTGCCTTCGACAATTACATATTCACGCACTCATTTAACGTTGCCTTGTACAGCACAGCTCTCGCCATAAATACCGGCTGCTCGGAAAAAGATGTGTTGGAGATAAGTATTGGCGGTATGCTCCACGATATCGGAAAAGTGCATATCCCAGACGACATTTTGAAAAAGCCGGGCCGCCTTACGCAAGAAGAATTTGAAATCATGAAAAGACATACGGAGATCGGTTTTGAGATGCTTCGTCGGCAAGACGACATTCCGTTGCTTGCAGCCCACTGCGCTTTTCAGCATCACGAGCGCTGGGATGGCTCCGGTTATCCACGGCACCTGAAAAAAGAAGAGATTCACCCGTTTGGTCGCTTGATGGCAGTGGCTGATGTTTTCGATGCCCTGACGTCGCATCGGGTGTACCGTCGCGGAATGCTTCCTCATGAAGCGATGGAGGTGCTCTACTCCGGTTCAGGCAAACTGTTCGACCAGGCGTATGTAGAGGCTTTGCGAAATACGATTGCACTCTACCCTGTTGGTCTGACCGTCACGCTGAACAATGGTTTGTCTGGTGTCGTTGTCGATTCGAACAAAGGAATGCCGAGCCGCCCGATCGTCAGAGTTCTGGTAGATGAGGAAGGGCGGGATATCGAGCATCCCTATGAGTGTGACTTGTCCAAAATGCTGACGCTCATGATCATCGCCTGTGGCGATTTGGTCTAA
- a CDS encoding DUF2804 domain-containing protein, whose protein sequence is MPLIETELTQPLSLCDQDGRLLPEAIGWSRYPLHDCQFSGHWLRRKKWNFWFITAPECAMSIAMVNLDYAGIVFVHFIDLTTGETADSAVTVPFGAGIRLGATVDEPCHFASRKLSVSFQPGASGTSVEATAICPGNKPLSLDIVIDPPAESLNVVIPWSAERFQFTSKQTARPVHGTIAYNGKTYVLDRQNAFASLDFGRGVWPYHTRWNWTTCSFRHAEGVAGFNFGKGWTDGTGMTENGLMIDGVLYKLSEQIRFSYNPDNRMLPWTLASEESSAVRLTLTPLFARTEHKNFAVVRTTLHQVIGRYDGTLSTPDGKTIAVQSKIGICEEQNARW, encoded by the coding sequence ATGCCGCTTATCGAAACAGAATTAACACAGCCTCTTTCATTATGTGACCAGGATGGCCGCTTGCTTCCCGAAGCGATTGGCTGGTCCCGCTATCCGTTGCACGACTGCCAATTTAGCGGGCATTGGCTTCGCCGGAAAAAATGGAATTTTTGGTTTATCACCGCGCCTGAATGTGCGATGTCGATTGCGATGGTCAATCTGGATTACGCTGGCATTGTCTTTGTCCATTTTATTGATCTGACGACAGGGGAAACCGCGGACAGTGCTGTTACGGTTCCTTTTGGTGCAGGGATTCGGCTTGGTGCCACCGTAGATGAGCCTTGCCATTTTGCGAGCCGCAAGCTCTCCGTCTCCTTTCAACCAGGAGCCAGCGGAACGAGTGTAGAAGCGACTGCCATTTGCCCCGGCAATAAGCCTCTCTCGCTCGACATCGTGATTGATCCGCCAGCCGAGTCCTTAAATGTCGTGATCCCGTGGAGTGCAGAGCGCTTTCAGTTTACATCGAAGCAAACGGCCCGACCCGTGCACGGCACCATTGCCTATAACGGGAAAACCTATGTGCTCGATCGGCAGAATGCTTTTGCCAGTCTGGATTTTGGACGTGGCGTTTGGCCGTATCACACTCGCTGGAACTGGACGACCTGCTCTTTCCGTCACGCGGAGGGTGTCGCAGGCTTTAACTTTGGCAAAGGCTGGACGGACGGAACCGGTATGACGGAAAATGGCTTGATGATTGATGGTGTCCTCTACAAGCTGAGTGAACAAATTCGTTTTTCTTACAATCCTGACAACCGGATGCTCCCTTGGACGCTTGCGAGTGAAGAATCTTCTGCGGTACGCCTCACCCTTACGCCGCTCTTTGCCCGAACCGAGCATAAAAATTTTGCGGTGGTGCGGACCACTCTGCATCAAGTAATCGGCCGATATGACGGGACACTCTCAACACCTGATGGAAAAACGATTGCGGTGCAAAGCAAGATCGGAATCTGTGAAGAACAAAATGCCCGTTGGTAG
- a CDS encoding YunC family protein encodes MVEVVPIHFPEGTAIAVTVRLPKTTLLAVTTDHGYIMCGALDVGLLNERLAAREILAGRAVGVKTIQELLDAPLESVTTTAEKKGITAGMIGRDAVVKML; translated from the coding sequence ATGGTCGAGGTAGTGCCAATCCACTTTCCAGAGGGGACGGCTATTGCTGTCACCGTTCGTTTGCCCAAGACGACGCTATTGGCTGTAACGACCGATCATGGATACATCATGTGTGGAGCGCTGGATGTGGGGCTATTAAACGAAAGGTTAGCAGCGAGAGAAATTCTTGCCGGTCGTGCGGTGGGGGTCAAGACCATACAGGAATTGCTGGATGCACCGCTGGAGTCCGTGACGACGACGGCGGAGAAGAAGGGGATTACTGCTGGGATGATTGGGCGGGATGCTGTCGTGAAAATGCTGTAA
- a CDS encoding DUF6154 family protein: MRFIDEVYELYRGHFNGDEEDITAVVVGILAEQSRDDLLDLVEEMDEEELFHMLATYMIEVMKRKVAMEDEHFPTGIMH; the protein is encoded by the coding sequence ATGCGCTTCATTGATGAAGTTTACGAGCTGTACAGAGGACATTTTAATGGCGATGAAGAGGACATTACAGCAGTTGTCGTTGGCATTCTCGCTGAGCAGTCTCGAGATGATTTGTTGGACTTGGTCGAGGAAATGGACGAGGAAGAGCTGTTTCACATGCTTGCAACGTATATGATTGAAGTCATGAAACGGAAAGTCGCGATGGAGGATGAGCACTTTCCGACAGGCATCATGCATTAA
- a CDS encoding bifunctional metallophosphatase/5'-nucleotidase: MADTCTLHILHTNDLHSHFDTMPRIATCLSIHREEWEGRGEHVLTVDIGDHMDRMDIRSEASFGKTNVEIMNRSGIQYATIGNNEGITLPKDKLNELYTDARFPIITGNLFEPTTNSVPSWAVPYAIHTIGELRLAILGMTIPFGPSYQSMGWEIKEPIPILREQIAALRSSVDVVILLSHLGYQTDCVLASEVDGLDIILGGHSHRALLHGEHLGGTLITQAGRFGEYVGHVELVWDRTHNGIKDVRAELFHTEQYQVDESLSQFIESEKVWAETRLFQPIAQLEQDMHIGWTEETPYGSFIAASIRKWTGAEIGMANGGLLLADLPRGSLSFADLLHSIPHPINACAVTITGAQLTTVLEQAIQPEMVHRELRGYGFRGKIEGWMCVDGLHIRYSENDQPQIIQIEVNGQPLDRERLYRVGTIDMFMYNRMFPELLLGSEVTFFLPEMLREVLATTIQDQQMLQNAFLPRWEKISPTSKNQS; encoded by the coding sequence GTGGCTGACACCTGTACCTTACACATTTTGCACACGAATGACTTGCACAGCCATTTTGATACGATGCCGCGAATTGCAACCTGCCTGAGCATACACCGAGAAGAGTGGGAGGGCAGGGGAGAGCATGTGCTGACGGTCGATATTGGGGACCATATGGATCGAATGGATATCCGATCTGAAGCGAGCTTTGGGAAAACAAACGTCGAGATCATGAACCGCAGCGGGATTCAATACGCGACGATCGGAAACAACGAAGGCATCACACTCCCAAAAGACAAGCTGAATGAACTGTACACAGATGCACGCTTCCCGATCATTACGGGCAATCTGTTTGAACCGACAACCAATTCTGTCCCGTCTTGGGCTGTACCATACGCAATTCATACCATAGGCGAGCTGCGGCTGGCGATCTTGGGAATGACGATTCCCTTTGGACCCTCTTATCAGAGTATGGGCTGGGAAATCAAGGAACCGATTCCGATATTGCGTGAGCAGATTGCGGCACTGCGCTCGTCAGTGGATGTTGTCATTTTGCTATCGCATCTCGGCTATCAGACAGATTGTGTGCTGGCTAGTGAAGTCGATGGGCTGGATATCATTTTGGGCGGACACTCTCACCGGGCACTGCTTCATGGAGAACACCTGGGAGGCACCTTGATCACACAAGCTGGGCGGTTTGGCGAGTATGTCGGTCATGTAGAGCTCGTCTGGGACAGGACTCATAATGGCATCAAAGACGTGCGTGCAGAGCTTTTTCACACAGAACAGTATCAGGTAGACGAATCATTGAGCCAATTCATCGAGAGTGAAAAAGTATGGGCAGAAACTCGTTTGTTTCAGCCAATTGCTCAACTGGAGCAAGACATGCACATAGGCTGGACGGAGGAGACCCCCTATGGCTCCTTCATCGCAGCGAGTATTCGCAAATGGACGGGTGCTGAGATCGGCATGGCAAATGGCGGGCTGTTGCTTGCCGATTTGCCACGGGGCAGCTTGTCTTTTGCCGATTTGCTGCACAGTATTCCCCACCCGATCAATGCCTGCGCTGTCACGATTACAGGGGCGCAGCTCACCACTGTTCTGGAGCAAGCCATTCAACCGGAAATGGTTCATCGGGAGCTGCGAGGGTACGGTTTTCGCGGCAAAATAGAAGGCTGGATGTGTGTGGACGGATTGCACATCCGCTACAGTGAGAATGACCAACCGCAAATTATCCAGATTGAAGTCAACGGGCAACCGCTTGATCGCGAACGTCTGTATCGAGTCGGGACGATCGACATGTTTATGTACAATCGCATGTTTCCTGAATTGCTGCTCGGCAGTGAGGTTACGTTTTTCTTACCCGAGATGCTGCGTGAAGTGCTCGCCACCACGATACAGGACCAGCAGATGCTGCAAAATGCGTTTCTTCCTCGGTGGGAAAAGATATCGCCCACGTCAAAAAACCAATCGTAG
- a CDS encoding sulfite exporter TauE/SafE family protein, translating into MLAVIAILFVIIGVVAGVIGSIAGLGGGIFFVPALLYFGNWYMPGSMNPQVAAATSLIVIAVTALSSSLSYFKQKKVDKESAMLFFIGSAPGAIVGVYLNTLLAVEGFSLLFGLFQLCMFVVLMVKDKIKPRSIKWEVQRHFVDNEGNEYVYGYSKWSVITIAFFVGITSSLFGVGGGILMVPAMMILFRFPPHIATATSMVVIFLSAVVGSITNIFHDNVHWLYAAMLAPGAWAGGKLGAIIASKMKGRTIVLFLRVLILGIAIQMIGEAIFG; encoded by the coding sequence ATGCTTGCAGTAATTGCCATCTTGTTTGTCATCATCGGAGTCGTGGCTGGCGTCATTGGCAGTATCGCGGGTCTGGGTGGTGGGATTTTTTTCGTGCCTGCTCTGCTGTATTTTGGGAACTGGTACATGCCCGGATCGATGAACCCGCAAGTAGCAGCGGCTACTTCGCTAATCGTGATTGCGGTAACCGCCCTGTCTTCCTCCCTTTCTTATTTCAAGCAAAAAAAAGTAGATAAAGAGAGTGCTATGCTCTTTTTCATCGGGAGTGCCCCGGGTGCTATTGTGGGCGTGTATCTTAATACATTACTAGCAGTGGAGGGCTTTTCGCTGCTGTTTGGCTTGTTTCAGCTCTGTATGTTCGTTGTATTGATGGTCAAAGACAAAATCAAACCACGCAGCATCAAGTGGGAAGTCCAACGCCACTTCGTCGACAACGAAGGAAATGAATATGTGTACGGGTATAGCAAATGGTCCGTGATTACGATTGCCTTCTTTGTAGGGATTACCTCGTCGCTATTTGGTGTGGGGGGCGGCATCCTGATGGTTCCAGCCATGATGATTTTGTTTCGTTTCCCGCCACACATTGCCACGGCTACTTCTATGGTGGTCATCTTTTTATCAGCGGTGGTTGGATCAATCACGAATATCTTCCACGACAACGTACACTGGCTGTATGCAGCGATGCTCGCGCCGGGGGCATGGGCGGGCGGAAAGCTCGGAGCGATTATTGCCAGTAAAATGAAAGGTCGCACCATCGTGCTGTTTTTGCGTGTTCTGATATTGGGAATTGCCATACAAATGATCGGAGAAGCGATTTTTGGATAA
- a CDS encoding DUF72 domain-containing protein has protein sequence MTTIQVGVCGWGDQHELYVQGVRNRDKLSVYASHFPIVEVDSSFYAILPQRNYESWVKDTPERFGFIVKPHQGMTGHQRGDASASKRELFRLFEESIQPVVEAGKLKALLFQFPPWFDCTREHVQYVTACRQAMQAYPFAVEFRHQSWFEPRYSERTLDFLHKIEATHVVCDEPQVGKGSVPIVPAVTKPSLALVRFHGRNKAGWRDPGEGQNWRDVRYLYRYSETELAEWVEHIRLLEREADEVCILFNNNSGGDAAANAKQFSEMLGLAPTGLNPRQMDLFST, from the coding sequence ATGACTACAATACAAGTGGGAGTTTGCGGCTGGGGAGATCAGCACGAATTGTACGTACAAGGTGTGCGCAATCGAGACAAGCTGTCCGTATATGCCAGCCACTTTCCAATTGTAGAGGTGGATAGTTCTTTTTACGCTATTTTACCACAGCGAAATTACGAATCGTGGGTGAAGGATACGCCTGAACGATTTGGCTTTATCGTCAAGCCTCATCAAGGGATGACGGGACATCAACGAGGGGACGCTTCGGCAAGCAAACGGGAATTGTTTCGTCTGTTTGAGGAGAGTATTCAGCCTGTCGTGGAGGCAGGCAAGCTCAAAGCATTGCTGTTTCAGTTTCCGCCGTGGTTCGATTGTACCCGGGAGCATGTCCAGTATGTGACTGCTTGCCGCCAAGCCATGCAGGCGTATCCGTTTGCGGTGGAGTTTCGCCATCAAAGCTGGTTTGAACCACGGTATTCAGAGCGAACGCTTGATTTCTTGCACAAGATCGAAGCGACACATGTGGTATGTGATGAACCGCAGGTCGGAAAAGGCTCCGTCCCGATTGTTCCTGCCGTAACGAAGCCATCCTTGGCGTTGGTACGCTTTCATGGGCGCAACAAAGCGGGCTGGCGAGATCCCGGAGAGGGACAAAATTGGCGAGATGTCCGTTATTTATATCGATACAGTGAGACAGAGCTTGCAGAGTGGGTTGAACACATCAGACTGCTCGAACGGGAAGCGGATGAAGTCTGCATTTTGTTCAACAATAACTCTGGAGGAGATGCAGCAGCGAATGCGAAGCAGTTTTCGGAGATGCTTGGCCTTGCACCTACTGGGCTGAATCCTCGTCAGATGGACCTGTTCTCCACGTAG